A genomic window from Solanum stenotomum isolate F172 chromosome 10, ASM1918654v1, whole genome shotgun sequence includes:
- the LOC125841799 gene encoding uncharacterized protein LOC125841799: MMRIRLVWFTLGFTSASAAMSQFIIRDLWAHQLSLSSQLEEKFGVLGTRVSNLELALHDTPNTQQDEGN, translated from the exons ATGATGCGAATAAGATTGGTATGGTTTACACTAGGTTTCACTTCAGCTTCAGCTGCAATGTCTCAATTCATAATCAGAGATCTATGGGCTCATCAGCTCTCTCTTTCTTCCCAA ttgGAGGAGAAATTCGGCGTATTGGGGACTAGGGTTTCAAATCTTGAATTAGCGCTTCATGATACTCCCAATACTCAGCAG
- the LOC125842631 gene encoding protein SHORT-ROOT-like: protein MQNPNHHDNSSSSRSQSPEDVEAVSNSKWAPRLLRECATAISNKDSTKIHHLLWMLNELASPYGDCNQKLAFYFLQALFCKATDTGLRCYKTLTSAAEKSKSFDSSRKLILKFQEVSPWTTFGHVASNGAILEALDGENKLHIIDISNTFCTQWPTLLEALATRNDETPHLKLTVVVMESTLVKSHVMKEVAQRMEKFARLMGVPFEFNVISGLNHLKELTKESLNIQEEEALAVNCIGALRRVEVDERGAFITMLQSLNPKVVTIVEHEADFSSTRNDFVKCFEECLRFYTLYFEMLDESFPTTSNERLVIERECSKCIVKVLACDNNEIGDDQGDSERRERGNQWCTRLKECFTPFTLNDDAVDDVKALLKRYKAGWSLVLPQANQESPGIYLTWREEQVVWASSWKPQEKSMEVET from the coding sequence ATGCAAAACCCTAATCATCATGATAACTCATCATCATCAAGAAGTCAATCACCGGAAGATGTTGAGGCTGTTTCCAATTCCAAGTGGGCTCCTAGGCTTCTCCGTGAGTGTGCTACCGCGATTTCTAATAAGGATTCAACAAAGATCCATCACTTGTTATGGATGTTGAATGAACTTGCTTCTCCCTATGGTGATTGCAATCAAAAATTGGCATTTTATTTCTTACAAGCACTTTTTTGTAAGGCCACGGATACTGGCTTGAGGTGTTACAAAACCCTAACTTCAGCAGCTGAAAAAAGCAAATCATTTGATTCATCTAGGAAATTGATCTTAAAGTTTCAAGAGGTAAGTCCATGGACAACTTTTGGTCATGTTGCATCAAATGGTGCAATATTAGAAGCATTAGATGGAGAGAATAAGCTTCATATAATTGATATAAGTAACACTTTTTGTACTCAATGGCCTACTTTGCTTGAAGCTTTAGCTACACGAAACGATGAAACGCCACATCTTAAGCTCACGGTTGTGGTCATGGAGAGCACCCTAGTGAAGTCTCATGTTATGAAAGAAGTAGCACAAAGGATGGAGAAATTTGCTAGGTTAATGGGAGTGCCTTTTGAGTTTAATGTTATAAGTGGATTGAACCATTTGAAAGAACTCACAAAAGAGAGTTTGAATATACAAGAAGAGGAAGCATTGGCTGTGAATTGCATTGGAGCATTGAGAAGAGTTGAAGTAGATGAAAGGGGAGCTTTTATAACAATGCTTCAATCACTTAACCCTAAAGTTGTGACAATAGTAGAACATGAGGCTGATTTTTCTAGCACAAGGAATGACTTTGTTAAGTGCTTTGAAGAATGTCTTAGGTTCTACACATTGTATTTTGAGATGCTTGATGAAAGCTTTCCAACAACAAGCAACGAAAGGCTAGTGATCGAAAGGGAATGTTCTAAATGCATAGTTAAGGTTCTGGCTTGTGATAATAATGAGATTGGTGATGATCAAGGAGATAgtgaaagaagagaaagaggaaaCCAATGGTGTACAAGACTTAAGGAATGTTTTACCCCGTTTACACTAAATGATGATGCTGTTGATGATGTTAAGGCTTTGCTTAAGAGGTATAAAGCTGGATGGTCACTTGTGCTACCACAAGCAAATCAAGAGTCACCTGGAATTTACTTGACATGGAGAGAAGAACAAGTGGTATGGGCTTCCTCATGGAAACCCCAGGAAAAATCAATGGAGGTAGAGACATGA